The following are from one region of the Vidua chalybeata isolate OUT-0048 chromosome 12, bVidCha1 merged haplotype, whole genome shotgun sequence genome:
- the RUVBL1 gene encoding ruvB-like 1: MKIEEVKSTSKTQRIAAHSHVKGLGLDESGAAKPAGAGLVGQENAREACGVIVELIKSKKMAGRAVLLAGPPGTGKTALALAIAQELGSKVPFCPMVGSEVYSTEIKKTEVLMENFRRAIGLRIKETKEVYEGEVTELTPCETENPMGGYGKTISHVIIGLKTAKGTKQLKLDPSIFESLQKERVETGDVIYIEANSGAVKRQGRCDIYATEFDLEAEEYVPLPKGDVHKKKEIIQDVTLHDLDVANARPQGGQDILSMMGQLMKPKKTEITDKLRGEINKVVNKYIDQGIAELVPGVLFVDEVHMLDIECFTYLHRALESSISPIVIFASNRGNCIIRGTEDIVSPHGIPLDLLDRVMIIRTMLYTPQEMKQITKLRAQTEGINISEEALNHLGEIGTKTTLRYAVQLLTPANLLAKINGKDSIEKEHIEEINELFYDAKSSAKILADQQEKYMK, from the exons ATGAAGATCGAGGAGGTGAAGAGCACCTCGAAGACCCAGCGCATCGCCGCCCACAGCCATGTcaaggggctggggctggacgAGAGCGGCGCCGCCAAGCCGGCGGGGGCCGGGCTCGTGGGGCAGGAGAATGCGCGGGAG GCATGTGGGGTTATAGTGGAGCtaatcaaaagcaaaaaaatggctggcagagcagtgctgttGGCAGGACCCCCTGGAACTGGCAAg actgCTTTGGCTTTAGCTATTGCTCAGGAACTGGGAAGCAAAGTTCCTTTTTGTCCTATGGTTGGAAGTGAGGTCTATTCCACTGAGatcaagaaaacagaagttctAATGGAAAACTTCCGACGTGCAATTG GGTTGAGGATTAAAGAGACCAAGGAAGTTTATGAAGGAGAAGTGACAGAACTAACTCCCTGTGAGACTGAGAATCCTATGGGGGGATATGGCAAAACCATCAGCCATGTAATTATAGGACTCAAAACTGCAAAGGGAACCAAACAGTTGAAG CTGGACCCGAGCATTTTTGAGAGCTTGCAGAAGGAGCGAGTGGAAACTGGTGACGTTATTTATATTGAAGCAAACAGTGGAGCTGtcaag AGGCAAGGCAGGTGTGATATCTATGCTACAGAATTTGACCTTGAAGCTGAAGAGTATGTTCCCTTGCCAAAAGGTGATGTgcacaagaaaaaggaaattattcagGATGTCACCCTGCATGACTTGGATGTGGCCAATGCTCGACCTCAG gGAGGACAAGACATCCTTTCTATGATGGGACAGTTGATGAAACctaagaaaactgaaattactg ACAAACTTCGAGGAGAGATAAATAAGGTGGTGAACAAATACATCGATCAAGGCATTGCAGAGCTCGTGCCAGGTGTGCTCTTTGTGGATGAGGTTCACATGCTAGATATTGAGTGTTTCACATACCTGCACCGAGCACTGGAATCTTCTATTTCCCCCATTGTCATCTTTGCTTCCAACCGAGGAAACTGCATTATCAG AGGCACAGAGGATATTGTGTCTCCTCATGGAATACCACTGGACCTGCTGGATCGAGTCATGATTATCCGAACCATGCTCTATACTCCCCAAGAAATGAAGCAG ATCACAAAACTTCGTGCTCAGACAGAAGGGATTAATATCAGTGAAGAAGCTCTAAACCACTTAGGGGAAATTGGTACCAAGACAACCCTGAG GTATGCTGTGCAGTTGCTGACCCCAGCTAACCTGCTTGCCAAGATTAATGGGAAAGACAGCATTGAGAAAGAGCAtattgaagaaataaatgaactTTTCTATGATGCTAAATCCTCAGCAAAAATCCTGGCTGATCAACAGGAGAAGTACATGAAATGA